A stretch of the Pelodiscus sinensis isolate JC-2024 chromosome 8, ASM4963464v1, whole genome shotgun sequence genome encodes the following:
- the NEUROG3 gene encoding LOW QUALITY PROTEIN: neurogenin-3 (The sequence of the model RefSeq protein was modified relative to this genomic sequence to represent the inferred CDS: inserted 1 base in 1 codon), with the protein MPNSRRSKAVVCLTRSLHSPALERRLLRVPTGSEDKGPXLAGLLHQGVSLRASLIPGGSRMSPKTDCSPGAPASSTGERYYGAPAGEASPSSLGTGSLSASPSPPRSRLQAGGCPAGAGPGRVPSPDSRQCPPKKQKARRGRTKAKSEVVLSRQKRSRRMKANDRERNRMHNLNSALDALRSVLPTFPDDAKLTKIETLRFAHNYIWALTETLRMADHSLLGVGQPEPGREPFRQPVELASPGSLSPCEWDSLYSPGSQAGSLSPTDSLEDGGAYQAADTLACLRPSPHAFPEFV; encoded by the exons ATGCCCAATTCTCG GCGCTCAAAGGCAGTCGTGTGCCTGACGCGAAGCCTCCACTCCCCTGCACTTGAGCGAAGACTGCTCCGCGTCCCCACGGGGTCAGAAGACAAGGGAC CTTTGGCCGGGCTCTTGCACCAGGGCGTCTCCCTCCGCGCCAGCCTCATCCCCGGGGGATCCAG GATGTCGCCCAAGACCGACTGCTCTCCCGGCGCCCCGGCGTCCAGCACAGGGGAGCGGTACTACGGCGCGCCTGCTGGTgaagcctccccttcctccctgggcacgggtagcctgtctgcctcgcccagccctccccggagccggctgcaggcagggggctgccctgCCGGAGCGGGACCCGGGAGAGTCCCCTCCCCGGACTCCAGGCAGTGCCCGCCGAAGAAGCAGAAGGCCAGACGGGGCCGCACGAAGGCCAAAAGCGAGGTGGTGCTGAGCAGGCAGAAGAGGAGCCGCAGGATGAAAGCCAACGACCGGGAGCGGAACCGCATGCACAACCTCAACTCCGCCCTGGACGCGCTGCGCAGCGTGCTGCCCACCTTCCCCGACGACGCCAAGCTCACCAAGATCGAGACGCTGCGCTTCGCCCACAACTACATCTGGGCGCTGACCGAGACCCTGCGCATGGCAGACCACAGCCTGCTGGGCGTGGGGCAGCCGGAGCCGGGCAGGGAACCCTTCCGGCAGCCAGTGGAGCTGGCCAGTCCCGGCAGCCTCTCGCCCTGTGAGTGGGACTCGCTGTACTCTCCGGGCTCGCAGGCGggcagcctgagccccactgaCTCCCTGGAGGACGGGGGCGCTTACCAGGCTGCGGACACCCTGGCCTGTCTCCGACCCAGCCCTCACGCCTTCCCCGAGTTTGTCTGA